One segment of Rosa chinensis cultivar Old Blush chromosome 6, RchiOBHm-V2, whole genome shotgun sequence DNA contains the following:
- the LOC112170616 gene encoding uncharacterized protein LOC112170616 has product MAGDEEHKSQHQLVQGSATSRATAPWENSTHPLFIHHSDQPGVMLVSEPLAEDNYSIWAPTIMMALEIKNKAGFVNGTLKRSQINKEEALQWDRCNTLVKNLLISSMTKTMSKSVIHRNIHNCEQGGRSVTTYYTDLKGMWDEKDVLYSFPSCTCDAAAEINKFMEA; this is encoded by the exons ATGGCTGGCGACGAAGAACATAAATCCCAACACCAACTCGTGCAGGGTTCAGCAACTTCCAGGGCTACAGCACCATGGGAGAACTCTACTCACCCACTCTTTATCCACCACTCAGACCAACCGGGGGTCATGTTGGTTTCTGAGCCTTTGGCGGAGGACAATTACTCAATATGGGCACCTACGATTATGATGGCACTCGAAATCAAGAACAAAGCTGGATTTGTAAATGGAACTCTTAAAAGGTCACAAATCAACAAAGAAGAAGCTCTTCAATGGGACAGATGCAATACTCTCGTAAAGAATTTGCTCATCTCGTCTATGACAAAGACCATGTCCAAATCTGTGATTCACC GCAACATACACAACTGTGAGCAGGGAGGCCGTTCAGTCACGACCTACTACACGGACTTGAAAGGGATGTGGGATGAGAAAGACGTTCTATATTCCTTTCCTTCATGCACCTGTGATGCAGCGGCAGAGATTAACAAATTCATGGAGGCATAG
- the LOC112172749 gene encoding thymocyte nuclear protein 1, with amino-acid sequence MGKEKQYWLLKTEPGEWSWEDQAANEGITKWDGVKNKQAQKYLKSMNLDDLCFFYHSGAKARRIVGVVTVVREWYSEGEGGDGAVDVKAVGEMRRPVDLKEMKGEEGLKGFALFRQPRLSVVPVSEDVWLKVCDLGGGFEGDGVVVEDDESGDEGDDD; translated from the coding sequence ATGGGCAAAGAGAAGCAGTATTGGCTTCTGAAAACAGAGCCAGGAGAGTGGTCGTGGGAGGACCAAGCAGCCAATGAGGGCATCACCAAGTGGGATGGAGTCAAGAACAAGCAGGCCCAGAAGTACCTCAAGTCCATGAACCTGGACGACCTCTGCTTCTTCTACCACTCCGGCGCCAAGGCCCGCCGCATAGTCGGCGTCGTGACGGTCGTGCGTGAATGGTATTCGGAAGGTGAAGGTGGAGATGGTGCGGTTGATGTGAAGGCAGTTGGGGAGATGAGGAGGCCGGTTGACTTGAAGGAGATGAAGGGGGAGGAGGGTCTCAAGGGTTTTGCTCTGTTTCGGCAGCCGAGGCTGTCGGTTGTGCCGGTTTCGGAGGATGTGTGGTTGAAAGTTTGTGATTTGGGAGGTGGGTTTGAAGGTGATGGTGTTGTTGTGGAAGATGATGAATCTGGTGATGAAGGAGACGATGATTGA
- the LOC112173642 gene encoding probably inactive leucine-rich repeat receptor-like protein kinase At5g48380, which translates to MAFLVRMLSGRGLGIFVLLLLLSCRFSHGVESDINCLRSIKVALADPLGMLASWDFNNATEGFICNFLGIECWHPDESKVLNIKLADLGLKGHFPRGVANCTSLTGLDLSSNNLSGAIPDDIGRLIPFITSLELSSNNFSGPIPRNISNCTYLNVLKLDNNKFTGQIPAELGQLSRLKTFSVANNQLSGPVPTFNVKDSKIGADSYANNSGLCGGPLEGCQAAAKKSNSVVIVAAGVGGATFAALVVIIGLFFFMRRVSARKKEEDPEGNKWARSLKGTKGIKVSMFKKSVSKMRLSDLMKATNNFSKDNIIGSGRTGTVYKAVLDDGTSLMVKRLQESQYSEKEFLSEMSTLGGVEHRNLVPLLGFCVAKKERLLMYKYMPHGTLHDQLHPVEADGAKIMDWPTRLKIGIGAARGLAWLHHNCNPRIIHRNISSKCILLDADFEPKISDFGLARLMNPIDTHLSTFVNGEFGDLGYVAPEYTRTLVATPKGDVYSFGTVLLELVTGERATHISKAPEDFKGNLVEWILQLSSKSQLTDAIDKSLIGKGVDEEVFQFLKVACNCVVPTSKERPTMFEVFQLLRAIGQKYNFTIEEEMSTPSDTADCAGELIVAREMMEIN; encoded by the coding sequence ATGGCTTTCTTAGTGCGTATGTTGAGTGGGCGAGGTCTTGGCATTTTTGTGCTCTTGTTATTGCTTAGTTGTAGGTTCAGCCATGGTGTTGAGAGTGATATAAACTGCTTGAGAAGTATAAAAGTAGCATTGGCGGACCCTTTAGGCATGTTAGCTTCATGGGATTTTAACAATGCCACCGAAGGATTCATCTGTAACTTCCTGGGAATCGAGTGTTGGCACCCTGATGAGAGCAAAGTTTTAAACATCAAGCTTGCGGATTTGGGACTCAAAGGCCACTTTCCTCGTGGTGTAGCGAATTGTACAAGCTTAACCGGCTTGGATCTTTCGAGCAACAACCTCAGTGGAGCTATTCCTGATGATATTGGTCGTTTAATCCCTTTCATTACGTCGCTTGAGCTCTCGTCCAACAACTTCTCAGGGCCAATTCCCAGGAATATCTCCAATTGTACTTATCTGAATGTCCTTAAGCTTGACAACAACAAGTTCACGGGTCAGATTCCTGCAGAACTTGGTCAGCTCAGTAGGCTTAAAACATTTAGCGTGGCCAACAATCAACTGTCTGGGCCAGTCCCCACCTTCAACGTTAAGGATAGTAAAATCGGAGCGGACAGCTATGCAAACAATTCTGGACTTTGTGGCGGTCCTTTGGAAGGTTGCCAGGCAGCTGCAAAGAAGTCCAACAGTGTAGTTATCGTGGCAGCGGGTGTTGGGGGTGCAACTTTTGCAGCATTAGTTGTGATTATTGGTTTGTTCTTCTTCATGCGTAGAGTGTCtgcaaggaagaaggaagaggacCCTGAAGGCAACAAATGGGCAAGGAGTTTGAAGGGAACTAAAGGAATCAAGGTTTCCATGTTCAAGAAGTCAGTTTCTAAAATGAGACTGAGTGATCTCATGAAGGCTACCAACAATTTCAGCAAAGACAATATCATTGGCTCAGGAAGAACGGGAACTGTTTACAAGGCAGTGCTTGATGATGGCACCTCACTTATGGTCAAGAGGCTGCAGGAATCTCAATACTCTGAGAAAGAGTTTCTGTCTGAGATGTCTACTCTGGGTGGTGTAGAACACCGTAACTTGGTTCCCCTTTTGGGTTTTTGTGTGGCAAAGAAGGAAAGGCTTTTGATGTATAAGTACATGCCTCATGGTACCCTCCATGACCAGCTACATCCTGTGGAAGCTGATGGTGCCAAGATTATGGACTGGCCTACAAGGCTAAAAATTGGGATAGGAGCAGCCAGAGGATTAGCGTGGCTCCATCATAACTGTAATCCTCGAATTATCCACCGAAACATAAGCTCCAAATGCATCTTACTGGATGCAGATTTTGAGCCGAAGATTTCTGATTTTGGCCTAGCTAGGCTCATGAATCCAATTGATACACATTTGAGTACTTTTGTCAATGGGGAGTTCGGAGATCTGGGTTATGTGGCTCCTGAGTATACAAGAACTTTAGTAGCCACTCCCAAGGGGGATGTTTACAGCTTTGGAACTGTTCTTCTTGAGTTGGTTACTGGTGAAAGAGCTACCCATATTTCTAAAGCTCCAGAAGATTTCAAAGGAAACTTGGTGGAATGGATCTTGCAGCTGTCAAGCAAATCTCAACTCACAGATGCGATTGACAAATCCTTGATTGGAAAGGGTGTGGATGAGGAGGTTTTCCAGTTCCTTAAAGTTGCATGCAACTGTGTGGTGCCTACTTCCAAGGAGAGGCCTACTATGTTTGAAGTATTCCAGCTTCTACGAGCCATCGGACAGAAATATAACTTCACAATTGAAGAGGAGATGTCGACGCCTTCAGACACTGCTGATTGTGCAGGAGAACTCATTGTTGCTCGAGAGATGATGGAGATTAATTGA
- the LOC112172747 gene encoding serine/threonine-protein kinase ZRK1, with translation MRYSLLPCLKKEGKYANSSFLDNGSKLLEDLIASCDGKSNPIRHFSADELIRATNNFHPSCLIQECRPHAFRGSLDNRLVIIKTMEAADEARDEAIRNIVISVQMSTHKNVLKLLGCCLEFPLPVLVHEYATLGVLNKKGGLGDDEALPWKTRIRIAKQVSSAITYLHAAFPRPIIHRDLRPDCILLDEDFVPKLCDFSYSITIPPKQSHVKDIVKGTVGYLDPVYVKSAYISEKTDVYSFGVILLVFLTGRKPFKENQRGYFEYEDFIPYLKLQLACEGQIQTIVDPKILEELGEGDEQAQQQLHDFLSLALSCTQLESVAKELVRIEKSILPS, from the exons atgag GTACTCTTTGCTTCCATGTTTGAAAAAGGAGGGAAAATATGCTAATAGCTCATTCTTGGATAATGGAAGCAAATTATTAGAGGATCTCATTGCTTCTTGTGATGGCAAATCCAATCCAATACGCCATTTCTCTGCTGATGAACTCATCAGGGCAACCAATAACTTCCATCCGTCTTGCCTTATACAAGAGTGTCGTCCACATGCATTTAGGGGTTCTCTGGACAACCGATTGGTTATCATTAAGACCATGGAGGCAGCAGATGAAGCTAGGGACGAAGCTATTCGTAACATCGTAATTTCAGTGCAGATGAGCACTCATAAGAATGTTTTGAAATTGTTGGGCTGCTGCTTAGAGTTCCCATTACCAGTTTTGGTGCATGAATATGCAACACTAGGAGTTCTTAACAAGAAAGGAGGTTTGGGGGATGATGAAGCTCTGCCATGGAAAACTAGAATACGAATCGCAAAGCAGGTTTCTAGTGCTATTACTTATCTCCATGCAGCCTTCCCTAGACCCATCATTCATAGGGATCTAAGGCCTGATTGTATTCTCTTGGATGAGGACTTTGTTCCCAAATTATGTGACTTCTCATACTCCATAACGATTCCTCCTAAGCAATCACATGTCAAAGATATCGTGAAAGGCACAGTAGGGTATCTCGACCCTGTGTATGTCAAGTCTGCATACATTTCAGAAAAAACtgatgtttatagctttggTGTCATTTTACTTGTTTTCTTGACGGGACGAAAACCCTTCAAAGAAAATCAGAGAGGATATTTTGAATATGAGGACTTCATTCCATATTTGAAGTTACAATTAGCATGTGAGGGCCAAATTCAGACAATTGTGGATCCTAAAATCCTTGAGGAGTTGGGGGAAGGTGATGAGCAAGCACAACAGCAGTTGCATGATTTCTTATCACTGGCATTGTCATGTACCCAACTAGAAAGTGTGGCAAAAGAACTCGTACGAATTGAGAAATCTATCTTGCCATCCTAG
- the LOC112169170 gene encoding non-functional pseudokinase ZRK2: protein MLSKLLYSLLPCLRMEEKYALDNGSKLLEDLIASCDGKSNPIRHYSADELVRATNNFHPSCRISGGYDLYKGFLDNRLVMINCVETSTLHERWRDMAIRDIIISMQMSAHKNVLKLLGCCLEFHVPALVHEYAAKGVLNSEGGYGDNESLPWKTRLRIAKQLANAITYLHTAFPRPIIHRNLKPSCIFLDHDFSPKLCDFSRSMTIPPEQSHVIESARSGTVGYLEPAFGYVTEKTDVYSFGAILLVFLSGQIPYQVYQAGEDFDLASYAKLHASDDQFHTIVDPKILEELKGEDEQAQQQQLHDFLALALLCTQFESERRPDMIDVAKELVRIEKSINPC from the exons ATGCTATCTAAACTCTT GTACTCTTTGCTTCCATGTTTGAGAATGGAGGAAAAATATGCTTTGGATAATGGAAGCAAATTATTAGAGGATCTGATTGCTTCTTGTGATGGAAAATCTAATCCCATTCGCCATTACTCTGCTGATGAACTTGTCAGGGCAACTAACAACTTCCATCCTTCTTGTCGTATATCTGGTGGATACGATTTATATAAGGGTTTTCTAGACAACCGATTGGTTATGATTAATTGTGTGGAAACTTCAACTTTGCATGAGCGCTGGAGAGATATGGCTATTCGTGACATTATAATATCGATGCAGATGAGCGCTCATAAGAATGTTTTGAAACTGTTGGGCTGCTGCTTAGAGTTCCATGTACCGGCTCTGGTGCACGAATATGCAGCGAAAGGAGTTCTCAACTCTGAAGGAGGTTATGGGGATAATGAGTCCCTCCCATGGAAAACTAGACTACGTATTGCGAAGCAGCTTGCAAATGCAATAACATATCTCCATACAGCCTTCCCCAGACCCATCATTCATAGAAACCTAAAGCCCTCATGTATTTTCTTGGACCATGACTTTTCCCCCAAATTATGTGACTTCTCACGTTCCATGACCATTCCTCCTGAGCAATCACATGTCATAGAAAGCGCAAGGTCTGGAACGGTTGGGTACCTTGAACCTGCGTTTGGTTACGTTACAGAAAAGACtgatgtttatagctttggTGCCATTTTACTTGTTTTCTTGAGTGGACAAATACCTTATCAAGTATATCAAGCAGGAGAAGATTTCGACCTTGCGTCATATGCGAAATTACATGCCTCTGATGACCAGTTCCATACGATTGTGGATCCTAAAATACTTGAGGAGTTAAAAGGAGAAGATGAGCAAGCACAACAGCAGCAGTTGCATGATTTCCTAGCACTGGCATTGTTATGCACTCAATTCGAAAGTGAACGAAGGCCAGATATGATCGATGTGGCCAAAGAACTTGTACGAATTGAGAAGTCTATCAATCCTTGTTAG
- the LOC112172748 gene encoding serine/threonine-protein kinase ZRK1-like, with protein MSSKFLVSLLSCLRKEEIDTHRSSFLDNGSILLEDLIASCNGKSNPIRNYSADELMRATNNVDPSGVMQQDSSYKMFQGFLDNRSVIIKKYFTVHWLAPEQTRSMAIRDIVISIQMSTHKNVLKLLGCSLEFPIPALVYEYAAKGVLNFEGGYGNRIMSPYHGKLD; from the exons ATGTCATCCAAATTCTT GGTCTCATTGCTATCATGTTTGAGAAAGGAGGAAATAGATACTCATAGGTCGTCATTCTTGGATAATGGAAGCATATTATTAGAGGATCTCATTGCTTCTTGCAATGGAAAATCTAATCCCATTCGAAATTACTCTGCTGATGAACTCATGAGGGCAACCAACAATGTTGATCCTTCTGGCGTGATGCAACAAGATTCATCATACAAAATGTTCCAGGGTTTTCTTGACAACCGGTCAGTTATCATTAAAAAGTACTTCACTGTGCACTGGCTTGCTCCGGAGCAAACTAGGTCTATGGCAATTCGAGACATTGTCATTTCAATACAGATGAGCACCCACAAAAATGTTTTGAAACTCTTGGGATGTAGCTTAGAGTTCCCTATACCAGCTCTGGTCTATGAATATGCAGCGAAGGGAGTTCTCAACTTTGAAGGAGGTTATGGGAATCGAATAATGAGTCCCTACCATGGAAAACTAGATTGA